In Bombus pyrosoma isolate SC7728 linkage group LG2, ASM1482585v1, whole genome shotgun sequence, a genomic segment contains:
- the LOC122577599 gene encoding RNA polymerase I-specific transcription initiation factor RRN3 translates to MSVVSSRVSSVSSILKTPGVRSQLIRQSNRVHFKLPKDLKSIIYNFEAGNGTKDYEDLICILRDSNIKDTDLIEFLSNVRQCISLLGPIHKVFVETLLQIKWTNRSIDVASAYKAFIEDLICMQIHYAKNTIDNLVEQFKPDEDNDAEWKNEDCKEEDIQRLNHIHNVLQKILKVVPMSSKLLLQSLRARFPYIVHGARTHKVYVYALIQILSYAPQLRSDILSLIINRLMVLDVNIPRLEIENEEDEDLMDDTSECDSMLGNVNNVVEENNITETDKIHPIAHKLDMCMELILKYMYNCCFINGVLQVECLRSLYFDILQIFETVILPTHASQYVQYIMFYICSFKTAVAEAFVDWLWRKASNPNVPSIIRQSSVAYIASLLVAATFVTTGLVKAVQFKISKWIHDYINMQDHSNYMEDENKEHSVFYSVCEALFLIITKRHNDYPDSKKYMLYLQELDLAKIITCKLNPLKACHPEIAHSFAEITRIYQLAYCYTVIENNTRNQLPLFDSKKGTAPTVEMFSPFNSYTLQRSGQRIIPVLRDNVNSREHRTSMKYREDIEYMTEY, encoded by the exons aTGTCAGTTGTATCTTCAAGAGTTAGCAGTGTCTCGTCGATTCTAAAAACTCCTGGAGTTAGATCACAACTTATTAGACAATCTAATAGAGTACATTTCAAACTTCCAAAAGATCTCAAAAgtattatctataattttgAAGCTGGTAATGGAACAAAAGATTACGAAGATTTAATATGTATTCTACGAGATTCAAATATAAAG GACACagatttaatagaatttttatcaaatgtaagacaatgtatatcgttacTCGGTCCTATCCACAAAGTATTTGTAGAAACGCTTCTACAAATAAAATGGACAAACCGTTCTATAGATGTGGCATCTGCTTACAAAGCATTTATTGAAGATTTAATTTGCATGCAAATTCATTATGCTAAAAATACAATAGACAATTTAGTTGAACAATTTAAACCag ATGAGGATAACGACGCtgaatggaaaaatgaagattgcaaagaagaagatattcaaagattaaatcatatacataatgttctacaaaaaattttgaaagttgTGCCAAT GTCAAGCAAACTTCTATTGCAATCTCTTAGAGCAAGGTTCCCTTATATTGTTCATGGAGCTCGTACGCATAAAGTTTATGTTTACGCATTGATTCAAATATTAAGTTACGCACCGCAGTTACGATCTGATATTCTATCTCTAATTATTAACAG GTTGATGGTATTAGATGTAAATATACCACGTTTAGAgatagaaaatgaagaagatgaagaCTTAATGGATGATACCAGTGAATGTGACAGTATGCTTGGTAATGTGAATAATGttgttgaagaaaataatataacagaaACAGATAAAATACATCCAATAGCTCATAAATTGGATATGTGTATGGAACTGATcctaaaatatatgtacaactGTTGTTTTATTAACGGAGTTTTGCAAGTGGAATGTTTAAGAAGTCTCTATTTTgatatattgcaaatatttgaaacagtaATATTACCCACTCATGCGAGTCAATACGTGCAGTATATTATGTTCTATATTTGTAGTTTTAAAACAGCTGTTGCGGAAGCTTTTGTAGATTGGTTATGGCGGAAAGCATCCAATCCTAATGTACCTTCTATTATACGACAATCATCTGTAGCATATATTGCTAGTTTACTTGTTGCAGCGACATTCGTTACAACCGg gttAGTTAAAGCAGTccaatttaaaatatccaaatgGATACATGATTATATCAACATGCAGGATCATTCAAACTATATGGaggatgaaaataaagaacacagtgtattttattctgtttgtGAAGCACTGTTTCTTATAATTACTAAAAGGCATAATGATTATCCTGAttcaaaaaaat ACATGTTATATTTACAAGAGTTGGATTTAGCGAAAATTATAACTTGTAAACTGAACCCATTGAAAGCTTGTCATCCTGAAATTGCGCATAGTTTTGCAGAAATTACCCGAATATATCAATTAGCATATTGTTATAccgtaattgaaaataatacacgGAATCAACTTCCTCTTTTCGATAGTAAAAAAGGAACAGCACCTACAGTTGAAATGTTTTCCCCATTTAATtcttatacgttacaacgaagtGGACAGAGGATAATTCCTGTATTGCGTGATAACGTTAATAGCAGGGAACATAGAACAAGTATGAAatatagagaagatattgaataCATGACTGAATATTAG